The region TATAATCGGTATCCCCATCTCTAAAAGTAAACTCAAAATCTTCATCAAAATAATTTAACCATTTTTCATCTATAGGAAATATAAAATCATAATTTTTAGCGATACTTTTTAAATAATTTTTATCTATTTTGGAAACTTCAGCGGTAGGCATTATATATTTTTTATCATCATATGTTACACCTTCAATAAAAATTTCGTCATCAAAAACCACATTATATTTATGATTGTTGCGAAATAAAAACAAGTTTGCAAAACTGTATTCGGAAATTTTTGTATCAACCTGTTTTAGTCTGTCAAACAACAACTCTCTATGGTTTAGCTCTAATTTTTCAGATTTCATTTAATAACCACCTTCTTTTAAAATAATGTCTTCCTATCAAAAAGCATTGTATGAAAATAGAAATATTCATACTCCACCAAATTCCCGCCGGTCCATAATTTAGAACAATTCCTAATATAAAAGCAAGAGGAATTCTTATAAGCCACAAACTTGCGATTATTCTTATCATGACACTTTTTGTATCCCCAGCACCATTCAACCCGCCGGACAAAATAACTCCAAATGCCATAAACGGCTCGCTAATCATGCTTATATAAAGATATGTGACACTCTCTTTTACAACATTTGCATTATCAGAAAGAAAGCCTGCGATATTTCTTGCAAAAACAATTATAATTAAAGTAATCACAGCTATCAAAACTGTCCCCATAATAGCAGTATAAAAACCTGACTTAAAAGCGTCCTCTTTTTTGTTTTCACCCAAAATATTGCCTACTAACACAGCATTTGCCATATTAAAAGCAAAGGCCGGTAAAAATATCGCTGCCTCTATCCTTAAACCGTTAGTAAGGGCTGCCATTACATCGACACTTTTTTCAGGGAGGGATGCAATTATCAAAAAAAGCACAGTACTTCCAAATTGCCAACTTATCTGCAACACCCCCGAAGGCCAGCCGATTTTAAAAACCCTTCTAACAAATTTTACCACAAAACTCTTGTGTACAAGAAACTTTTTTATATTATACATATTTATTAACGCAGCTAAAAATACTCCTGTTACCGTAGAAAGTGCAATCCCCCTAAATCCAAGTGGCGTATAAAAAACAAATAAAAAATTAAGCATAATATTAGTCACCGCAGCCACACCCATTGAAAGCAGTGATATTTTAATTTTGGCTGTCGCTCTCAAAATTCCATTTGTATTGACTAAAAAATAGTGAAACATAAGTCCGAAAGCATAGATTTGTATCAAAGGAGCCGCATATAGTTTTACCGATTGGGGTATTTTTAATGAATTAATGATAGGGCCAGACAAAAAAATCCCCAGCAAACTTAAAATCACCCCGAAAAAACCCGTCGCTACAAGTATTGAATAAATTGCGGAAGATAACTCTTTTTTATCAGAAGCGGTAAATAGCCTTGATATCAGTGATACGCTTCCTACTGTAATGGCATTTGCCACCACTATAAATATGAAATAAATTTGTGATACAAGGCCTATAGATGCTTGAACCTCTTTCCCCACTTTACCAGCAATATATACATCCGTAAGACTAATAAAAAACTCAAACACCATAATAAGTATCATCGGCCAGCTCACCGACCAGCTTTTAACCAACAAATTTACTATGTTTTTATTCACCATTTAAAAAAATCCTTAACAAATCATTTGTTTTATATTACATTACTTCACGTTTAAAAAAAGTTTTTATTGTTGAGGTATAGCATGCTGTACAGCATAAATATATTTTTTTATATAGTTAGTTTTCTTCTTATTTTGCTTCACTTTTTTCATAACAATAGAAAATTATATTTATCTTCGCAAATAGCAATGTTTATTTCAGTAAGTTTAAACATTGTCAACTTTATTTTAAGATGGGCAAGATTAAGTGAGTTTCCATCCAACAGCCTATTTGATGTGCTTAATCTGGTAATGCTTTTTCTTGGTGTTGGATACCTGGTAATGTTTGCAAAATACCGCAGACCATTTATATTATTATTTGTATTGCCTTTTATAATTGCTTCAGGGATAGGCGGTTTTATTTCAGAAAATATTGTTTATCATACTAAGCCTTTATCAACATTTTGGATTTATATACATTTACCTCTGACAATAGGTGGTACAGCATTCTTTCTTATAGCAGCACTTGCGGGAGTTTTATATTTTCTACAAGAAAGGCAACTTAAAAATAAAAATTTCGGACTTATTTTTAAAAACTTTCCGCCACTTGAAACTATTAATAATATAAATATTTTCGCTCTATACACAGGGTTTGTGCTGTTTTCTGGGGGCATAGTTTCCGGAATAATCTGGGGGCTTCTCGAGTGGAATGGCACTTTGATGCTAACCTCGAAATTAGTTTTTTCATTTATAACTTGGATAGTGTTTGCAGTAATTATAATTGTAAAAAAAACAAAGGGGCTTACACCGAAAAAAACAGCTACTTTAAGCATAATAGGCATTTTACTAATTTTACTCACATATCACGGTGTAGCTACATTTTTATTAAGGTGAAATATGCAATTAGCAGTTGTCGGACTTAATCATAATACAGCTTCAGTCGAGCTTAGAGAATGCTTGGCCGTGCCACAAGAGAGGATAGAGCAGATATATTCCAATATCCTCAAAAATGAAAGGATATACGAAGCCCTTATACTTTCAACTTGCAATAGGGTGGAATATTACATAGTTACAGATGACTTTTTATGCAATGTTGAAAGTGTCCTCAAAATAGTTGCAGAAGAAAGTAAAATTCAACTTGATGAGCTTAAAAATCACACTTATACCTATTGTGGCAGAGATGCGATAAAGCATCTCTTTAAAGTTGCTTGCGGGCTGGATTCTCTTGTACTTGGTGAACCACAAATTTTTGGACAGGTAAAAGATGCGTTTGCAAATGCAAAAATTTACGGAAAAGTTGACAGATTTTTAAAGAAACTTGAAGAATCAACAATAAAAATTGCAAAAAAGGTAAGGACTGACACTAAAATTGCAGAAAACCCTGTTTCCGTCAGTTATGCTGCCGTAGAGCTTGCCAAAAAGATATTTGGCAGTCTTAAAAACAAATCTGCCCTTATTATTGGCGCCGGTGAAATGTGTGAACTTGCCGCCAAACATCTTTCCACAACTGATATCAGCTCGATTGTAATTACCAATAGGACTTTTCAAAAGGCAGAGGCCCTTGCCAAAGAAGTTTCAGGGGTAGCAAAGCCATTTTCAAATATTAATGAGTATCTTGTTGATGCGGATATTATTATCAGCTCTACCGGTGCTCCGGACTACATCGTAAGATATGATGATGTAAAATCTATCATGCAAAAGAGAAAATATTCACCTATGTTTTTTATAGATATTGCAGTACCAAGAGATATTGACCCTAAAATAAACGAAATTGAAAATACATATGTATATGACATTGACGATTTAAAATCTGTTGTAGAGGCGAATAAAAAGGCTCGTGAGAAGGAAGCTGTCAAAGCAATGGAGATGGTTGAAGAAGCGGTGGACAGCTTTTTTGATTGGGTAAAATCGCTAAAAATTGTTCCTACCATAAAAAATTTAAGACTGTACTTTGAAGAGATAAAAAATAATGAACTAATCCGCTTGAAAGAGAAACATAAAAGCATGGATGAAACTTTGCTTAATTATGCACTCACGTCATATTTAAATAAGGTGCTGCACACTCCGTTGACAAACTTAAAAAACCTCGGGGCTGGCTCCGAGAAATATACATTGGCTGAGGCAGTTGAAATATTATTTAATTTAAAAGGAGAATAAATGGAAAAGTTAGTTATCGGCACAAGAGGAAGCAAATTAGCCCTGTGGCAATCAAACTATATTAAAAGTCTTATAGAAGAAAGATATGAAAATATAAAGGTTGAGCTTAAAATAATAAAAACTCAAGGGGATAAGATTTTGGATACCCCTCTTGCAAAAATCGGTGGTAAAGGGCTTTTTGTCAAAGAGATAGAAAATGCTCTGCTTGATGGCAGTGCGGATATAGCCGTCCACAGTATGAAAGATGTCCCTATGGAGTTGCCTGAGGGGCTAATCCTTTTTGCAACACCATTAAGGGAAGAACCAAACGATGCATTTTTATCTGTCAAGTTCAACAGTATTAGAGAATTACCCAAGAATGCAGTAGTTGGCACAAGCAGCCTAAGGCGTAAGCTACAACTTTTAAAGCTAAGAGAAGATCTTATCATCAAAGATTTAAGAGGTAATGTTGATACCAGAATAAGAAAATTGGTTGATGGAGAATTTGATGCCATTATCCTTGCCAAGGCAGGGTTAAACAGACTTAAAATGACAGACTATATAAAAGAAACCGTATCTATAGAAGATATACTTCCTGCAGTTTGCCAGGGGATAATTGGTATAGAGTTGAGGGAAGACGACAAAAGAACACAAGAAATAGTTTCCTTTATAAACCATGAGACAACAATGATAAGAACAAAATGTGAGAGAGCCTATCTCAAAAAATTACAGGGCGGATGCCAAGTGCCTATTGCCGGCTTCTCACAAATAAAAGATAACAAGATTTATTTAAAGGCGCTACTTTCCTCACTTGATGGCAAAACACACATTTATGAAGAAGGTTTTTCACCAATAGACAAGGCCGAAGAGTTAGGAAAAAGTATTGCTGAAAAGATATTAAACAATGGTGGAAAAGAAATTTTAAGAGAAGTCTACTCATAAATATGAAAAATATTTTGGTAACAAGACAGGCCGAGCAATCTGTTGACTTTATTAATTTACTTTCAAAGAACTTATTTTACCCTTTTATGTTGCCAATGATTGAAACAGTTGGCGTTGATTTTGTCACAAAAAAGCAGGTTTATGACTATATAATTTTCACCAGTACAAATGCCGCAAAATTTTTCTTTGCTAAATCAAAGGCCAAAGGGGTTAAATATATAGCAGTAGGAAGTACTACAGCAAAATATTTAGAAACTTACGGGGTAAAGGCTTACACACCTAAAGATGATTTTTCAGCTGAAGGTCTAATAGAATATTTTAGAAACATTGATATTAAAGATACAAATATTTTGATTCCTGCTCCGGAAAAGCATTCCGATACATTAAAAAATTTTCTAATTTCAAATGGAGCATTGGTTGAAACTGTAGTGGCTTATAAAACAAATGAAGTTCAATACCCTGAAGGATATTTAAATAATTTTCTTATAGAAAACAAAATAGATACAGTCACATTTGCTTCTCCTTCAGCAGCAAAAAGTTTTTTCTCAAATGCAATGACCGGCATGGATATTTATAATCTAAACTATATAGCTATTGGCAAAACAACATATAAATTTTTAAAGGAAAATTACAATATAGAATCACATTATCCTGATGAATATACCGTTGAGGGTGTTATTAAGTTATTAAACGACCTAAGGAGGACAAAATGAGCTTTCCGGTAATAAGACCAAGAAGATTGAGAAAAAATGAAATAATAAGAAGCCTTGTAAGGGAAACAAAACTTACCCTTGATGATTTAATACAACCCCTTTTCATCACGGAATTTGAAGGTGTAAAAAAAGAGATACCGTCAATGCCAGGCATCTACCAAATGGATACAGAAAATACTGTAAAAGAGTGCCTTGAACTTGAAAAATTAGGAATAAAGGCAGTAATCCTTTTTGGAATACCTAAACATAAAGATGAAATGGGAAGTGAAGCATACAATGACAATGGAATAATTCAAAAAGCAATAAAAGCGATTAAGGAAAATTGTAAAAATCTATATGTAATTACTGATGTATGTATGTGTGAATACACAAGCCACGGACACTGCGGTATCATTAAGGATGGGGATGTAAATAATGACGAAACTCTAAAATACCTTGCACTTGAAGCACTGAGTCATGCAAAAGCAGGGGCAGATATGGTAGCCCCAAGTGACATGATGGATGGAAGAATTGCTGCTATCAGAGATGCTTTGGATAGCAATGGGTTTGAAAGTATCCCTATTATGAGCTATTCAGCTAAATTTGCTTCAGCTTATTACGGACCATTCAGAGATGCTGCAGAAAGCACTCCTCAATTTGGAGACAGAAGAAGTTATCAGATGGACCCGGCAAACAGGCTTGAAGCGATAAGGGAATCAGAACTTGACCTGATGGAAGGAGCAGATATTTTGATGGTAAAACCTGCCCTTGCTTATCTTGATATTATCAGAGAAACAAAAGATACCTACAATGTACCTTTGGCAGCATATAACGTAAGTGGAGAATATTCCATGATTATGGGGGCAATTGAAAGAGGATGGTTTGATAAAGACAGAATTATTTTGGAAACTCTAACATCTATAAAAAGAGCCGGAGCTGACCTTATATTAACTTATTTTGCAAAAGAGGTTGCCAAAATCTTATGAATTTAAACGAAAAGATAGCATTCAGATGGTTAAATAATGAGTTGGAGCCTATAGAAATAAAGTCTGCAAATAAGTTAGACAATTTACTATGTATAAACAGACAAAAAATGCTCGCAATAAAAAATGTCGGCTCTTTTGTTAATGGAGGCCCCTTCTTAAATATGCTTTTATGGGGGGAAAAAGGGTGCGGTAAATCGTCATTAATCAAATCATTGGGTTTAAAATTTAAAAATGACGGGCTCAAAATTGTCGAATATCTTGATGACAATATTGTAGCTATTTTCAAACTATTTAAGATTATCAATAATTATCCTCAATACAAGTTTATTGTTTACTTTGATGATATCTCTTTCGATGAAGATGATGTTGTTTTCAGGAGATTTAAGTCTGCTATTGAAGGGAGTCTTGAAGATCCTCCTGAAAATGTGATGTTTGTAGTTACTTCTAACAGACGCCACCTTATTGCCGAAAGGTCAGCAGACACAAATGATATTTACTCAAGGGATGACATTAATGAAAAGTCATCTCTTTTTGCAAGATTCGGGCTTACAATTGGCTTTTACCCACTTAAAAAGAGTGAATATCTTGATATTGTAAAATTTTATTTAAAGCAGTTTAATATTAATGAAAATGAGGAAATACTTAAAGAAGCAGAAAATTTTGCAATAGAAAGAGGTGGCAGAAGTGGCAGAATAGCAAAACAATTTGCTATTTATATGCTGATTTCAGGCTGATTAGCCCTACAAAAATTCTGTAATATCATTAAGCCAGGCGTAACTCTTTAATTTGACTTCAGTAAAATCTTTATAGTCAATTTTTAAATTATTTAGTATTTTCATCATATCATCATATAGCTCAAACTCATCATACTCTATGACTTTCAACATTCTCCCCAATTGCCCTTCGTAGAAAAGAAGTGCCTTCTCCACCTCTTCGTCAAGGGCAAGCATTCTTATGAGCTCATCTTTTGGTCTACTAAAAAGCGCGTCAACAAGGGAAAAAAGTCCCACAAGAAAAGCTGTTTCTTTTTTTTCGTCATTATTTTTAAAGACCTCTGTTGCCAAAAGCTCCATCCCCTTTGCCCTGACAACAGCCGACTGAAACAAAGGGGAATTAACTGCATTTTTACCTTTTTGAGCAAAACTTAAAAGCATTAACCAACTTTGCAGCTTTTTCAGTCCGATAAGACTGATGGCATGACGTATTGATTTAATTCTTGAACGGAAAAAAAATGCAGCAGAATTAACAAATTTTAAAAAATTATAACTTAATATGGGGTTTGTCTGAAAAACGTCCACAATTTTTCCGACATTTTCATCCTTATTTATCATATTGATAATTTTAATTACCGTCAATTTTGAAGGGTCAACGGCGTCAGCTTCCAGGATGGTAGGCCTTGCAAAGAAAAACCCTTGAAACAAATGAAAACCTGCATCTTTACATTTGCTATATTCTTTATAAGTTTCAACCTTTTCAGCTAAAAGTTTTGCAGGAAGCTTGTTTAAAATCTTAAGTTTTAAAGCTAAATTGTCATTTTTTACATTGGGATACTCTACCTTAATGTAGTCAACCTTATCAAAAAGCTTACTAAAGTTATCAAGATAGTCTGAATCAAACACAAAATCATCAAGGGCAAATTTGTACCCCATTGCTCTCAACTCGTTAATCCTACTTAAAAGATAGTCATCTACAATTGTGTCCTCGAGTATTTCCAACACAAATTTATCCTTTGGAATAATCTCAACATAATCACTTAGCAAAAAATCTCTGTTTGTATTTAAAAAGCCAAGAGAGTTATGAAGCAAACTCTGTGTACCAAAACGTTCAAATATATTCACAAGTGTAGTAGCAATGGTACCAAAAGCATCTTTTATATTTGCAAGGTTATTATATTTATCATCTCTAAAAAGTAACTCATAACCGTGTATAGATTG is a window of Deferrivibrio essentukiensis DNA encoding:
- a CDS encoding MATE family efflux transporter, with the translated sequence MVNKNIVNLLVKSWSVSWPMILIMVFEFFISLTDVYIAGKVGKEVQASIGLVSQIYFIFIVVANAITVGSVSLISRLFTASDKKELSSAIYSILVATGFFGVILSLLGIFLSGPIINSLKIPQSVKLYAAPLIQIYAFGLMFHYFLVNTNGILRATAKIKISLLSMGVAAVTNIMLNFLFVFYTPLGFRGIALSTVTGVFLAALINMYNIKKFLVHKSFVVKFVRRVFKIGWPSGVLQISWQFGSTVLFLIIASLPEKSVDVMAALTNGLRIEAAIFLPAFAFNMANAVLVGNILGENKKEDAFKSGFYTAIMGTVLIAVITLIIIVFARNIAGFLSDNANVVKESVTYLYISMISEPFMAFGVILSGGLNGAGDTKSVMIRIIASLWLIRIPLAFILGIVLNYGPAGIWWSMNISIFIQCFLIGRHYFKRRWLLNEI
- a CDS encoding cytochrome C assembly family protein produces the protein MLYSINIFFYIVSFLLILLHFFHNNRKLYLSSQIAMFISVSLNIVNFILRWARLSEFPSNSLFDVLNLVMLFLGVGYLVMFAKYRRPFILLFVLPFIIASGIGGFISENIVYHTKPLSTFWIYIHLPLTIGGTAFFLIAALAGVLYFLQERQLKNKNFGLIFKNFPPLETINNINIFALYTGFVLFSGGIVSGIIWGLLEWNGTLMLTSKLVFSFITWIVFAVIIIVKKTKGLTPKKTATLSIIGILLILLTYHGVATFLLR
- the hemA gene encoding glutamyl-tRNA reductase — its product is MQLAVVGLNHNTASVELRECLAVPQERIEQIYSNILKNERIYEALILSTCNRVEYYIVTDDFLCNVESVLKIVAEESKIQLDELKNHTYTYCGRDAIKHLFKVACGLDSLVLGEPQIFGQVKDAFANAKIYGKVDRFLKKLEESTIKIAKKVRTDTKIAENPVSVSYAAVELAKKIFGSLKNKSALIIGAGEMCELAAKHLSTTDISSIVITNRTFQKAEALAKEVSGVAKPFSNINEYLVDADIIISSTGAPDYIVRYDDVKSIMQKRKYSPMFFIDIAVPRDIDPKINEIENTYVYDIDDLKSVVEANKKAREKEAVKAMEMVEEAVDSFFDWVKSLKIVPTIKNLRLYFEEIKNNELIRLKEKHKSMDETLLNYALTSYLNKVLHTPLTNLKNLGAGSEKYTLAEAVEILFNLKGE
- the hemC gene encoding hydroxymethylbilane synthase, with the protein product MEKLVIGTRGSKLALWQSNYIKSLIEERYENIKVELKIIKTQGDKILDTPLAKIGGKGLFVKEIENALLDGSADIAVHSMKDVPMELPEGLILFATPLREEPNDAFLSVKFNSIRELPKNAVVGTSSLRRKLQLLKLREDLIIKDLRGNVDTRIRKLVDGEFDAIILAKAGLNRLKMTDYIKETVSIEDILPAVCQGIIGIELREDDKRTQEIVSFINHETTMIRTKCERAYLKKLQGGCQVPIAGFSQIKDNKIYLKALLSSLDGKTHIYEEGFSPIDKAEELGKSIAEKILNNGGKEILREVYS
- a CDS encoding uroporphyrinogen-III synthase; the protein is MKNILVTRQAEQSVDFINLLSKNLFYPFMLPMIETVGVDFVTKKQVYDYIIFTSTNAAKFFFAKSKAKGVKYIAVGSTTAKYLETYGVKAYTPKDDFSAEGLIEYFRNIDIKDTNILIPAPEKHSDTLKNFLISNGALVETVVAYKTNEVQYPEGYLNNFLIENKIDTVTFASPSAAKSFFSNAMTGMDIYNLNYIAIGKTTYKFLKENYNIESHYPDEYTVEGVIKLLNDLRRTK
- the hemB gene encoding porphobilinogen synthase, whose translation is MSFPVIRPRRLRKNEIIRSLVRETKLTLDDLIQPLFITEFEGVKKEIPSMPGIYQMDTENTVKECLELEKLGIKAVILFGIPKHKDEMGSEAYNDNGIIQKAIKAIKENCKNLYVITDVCMCEYTSHGHCGIIKDGDVNNDETLKYLALEALSHAKAGADMVAPSDMMDGRIAAIRDALDSNGFESIPIMSYSAKFASAYYGPFRDAAESTPQFGDRRSYQMDPANRLEAIRESELDLMEGADILMVKPALAYLDIIRETKDTYNVPLAAYNVSGEYSMIMGAIERGWFDKDRIILETLTSIKRAGADLILTYFAKEVAKIL
- a CDS encoding DUF815 domain-containing protein, with amino-acid sequence MNLNEKIAFRWLNNELEPIEIKSANKLDNLLCINRQKMLAIKNVGSFVNGGPFLNMLLWGEKGCGKSSLIKSLGLKFKNDGLKIVEYLDDNIVAIFKLFKIINNYPQYKFIVYFDDISFDEDDVVFRRFKSAIEGSLEDPPENVMFVVTSNRRHLIAERSADTNDIYSRDDINEKSSLFARFGLTIGFYPLKKSEYLDIVKFYLKQFNINENEEILKEAENFAIERGGRSGRIAKQFAIYMLISG
- a CDS encoding EAL and HDOD domain-containing protein; this translates as QSIHGYELLFRDDKYNNLANIKDAFGTIATTLVNIFERFGTQSLLHNSLGFLNTNRDFLLSDYVEIIPKDKFVLEILEDTIVDDYLLSRINELRAMGYKFALDDFVFDSDYLDNFSKLFDKVDYIKVEYPNVKNDNLALKLKILNKLPAKLLAEKVETYKEYSKCKDAGFHLFQGFFFARPTILEADAVDPSKLTVIKIINMINKDENVGKIVDVFQTNPILSYNFLKFVNSAAFFFRSRIKSIRHAISLIGLKKLQSWLMLLSFAQKGKNAVNSPLFQSAVVRAKGMELLATEVFKNNDEKKETAFLVGLFSLVDALFSRPKDELIRMLALDEEVEKALLFYEGQLGRMLKVIEYDEFELYDDMMKILNNLKIDYKDFTEVKLKSYAWLNDITEFL